The genomic stretch tttgtgaaaaaatagaaattaaaaataaaatgttatgaatgatttctgattttgacatttttacaggTTAATTTTTATCTGAAGACGTTTATGTATTCTACTAGTTTGCTTCTACCATAATTAATCTTTGCAATGCTTAGTCTGTATGCTTCTAAAGTTAATCATTTCATGTATATAACacccattttgtttttattgaacaaaGATTTCTTTTCTctcagtttttatattttatttttacgtcTTTGTTTCTTATGTCCATAAACATGATTTTGTATCTAGTACTTTTGACTCTTCCTGCAAAAATGAAACTAACAAGAAAACTTTCTAGTTTAGAATACAAAATCCAAACTCATATTCTTTATCTTGTCTCCTATACTATTGtctttatgtaaatatgtttatcatcaGATCTGAACCTCTGTAACGTATTTTGTCACATATATGTAAATATTGGCTGTCAGTATTTTTCACCtttattttatgtataaatatatgtaataaaatgtaaatataaaatgtttgttttcatttaatctaTGAAATATCATGAAGATTTAGGTAATTGCAATTTGTTTTGAAAGGACAATCTTTActttacataattttaaaacaatcCTATGAGCTTTTGTAATCTGACACtattggagcaggatctgcaccACTTTAGGTTTAAATGCCAGTTTTTATTAACctgatttttgtgacaaaaatgtcggttattgatttgggggaTGTACGGCAGTCGGGCGGGCGgtaaccaaatgttgtccgtgcaattactcatgaactgttcaaccaaagcttttaaaattttaatatgttgttactgacaacaaaatgaaggtcaagttcaataatgaagattttgacttttaccgttaaggagttatggttcttgaaagattgaaaaatggcgtttccagtcgtgttcgtgcatttacgcatgaactgtacAACCacagcttcccaaattttaatatgttgttactgatgacaaaatggaggtcaaattcaataatgacgattttgacttttaccgttcaggagttatggttcttgaaagattgaaaaatggcgtttacAGTGGTGTCCGTCCATTTACTCATGAgttgttcaaccaaagcttttcaaattttaatatgttactgatgacaaaatggaggtcaagttcaataatgtcgattttgacttttaccgttcaggagttatggttcttgaaagatcaaaaaatggtgtttccattcatgttgttgcatttactcatgaaccattcaaccgaagtatttcaaattttaatatgttgatactgatgacaaaatggaggtcaaatttgatattgacgattttcactttcaccattcatcagttatggttattgtgatattgccaggacacaaataaatgttaataaatccggtttgctgtcgttgtgacagcctcttgtttttatcTAGACTTCAAATTCACTGGCTTCCTCCACCCATAAAACTGAccgccacaaaatagcctaaaagtggtgttaaaacaccaacaatcagtTTCACTGTTCATtgatcagtgttaagtttttatattttagtcGGTCTTAAAGTATAAGCAATTGGTCAACTTTATTTAGTGTGTGGAATtattgtaagttgtatatgtttGTTTGGCAGGTAACatctgacctcaacctcattctcatgattcattggtcaatgttgagtGTTTTACCTCTGTCTATATGTCTGACTATCTGTTCATCCTATGAATTTCCGTTCCATATTTCTCATGGTCTACAAATCGGAGCTTTCTAAAATTTATAATCAGTCTTCATGCATATGCTCATTCCATACCATTCACTTTTACAAATATATTCTAGCAGCTAATGGTCGTGTATGAAATAATCATCACATTTTCACAGGTACCTACAAATAAAAGCTGCATTTCGTGTGGAGCCTCGCATGAAAATGCTTACTGTGTGACATATTTTCGGATTAATTGCTCATCAACCTTCTGTGTGTGGTATTTTTATAGCGTAGGGGGAAATTAGTGACTCGTAGTTCAcagttttacattatttttttcatggttcagtgtacATCATATTTTCGTGAATTTGGATTCTAGTATAATAAATCGAGTAATAGTTTTCGTGAAGTTTGATTCTAGTAGTAGATGAACTGAGTTTGGTCTAGAATCATTGTTACATTTACATGTCTGCCAAATTTCCTCTGATCTTGACgtattttcaaatttcagttgGCAAGTTAATTtatgtgattaggtcagtttctcATTGATTAAatgtgtatttatatataaatcaaaagaaTTATTTTTTAGTGTACATGTCCACCTGGTATGGTGTACTTTacttcatttgcatggttcatttgattttgcaatgtttttgtgGATAGGACAGTGTATcagttatatatattatgtctttAGAATCATAGTAATATATTTAAAGATACCAATATTATGAATATTTCTGTTGTGCCTATCTAAAATTAATGtatcttttgtcttttgttatGAACAAGAGCAAAATATTCGAAAATCCAAAAAGTAATATAAactttataaacaaacaaaaaaataaaataaaaaaaaccttggagattatttacagaatttataatcgatttatgactttttaacagcggtatactactgctgcctttatttaactgcaaatttcaataaaacaatatatcaaatAAGAAAGAAAGCACTGAATACTGGTTTAGTGAGACCCTTAAAAGACGTAAGTACCACCAATGACTTGCACTCTTAACATGTAGTTTCtaatagaaataatatttgtttcataataaaacttttaaaagacaCATCCTGCTATGATAGATTCAAACTAAATGTGATGtctaatgaaccataaaaatgaccTCTCGACAGTTTCGATATTCTCGAACGACGTGCTATTGCAATAGCTTGAAATCAAACAAGTAATATTTAATTAAGATGTAGGGCCGATTTCCCTTGAATAATTTCATGTTTCCTCTCATCATTCACCACCAAGCTGTGTTTGTAATATTGATGTTTCGATGTTAAGAAGACCCTGTTATGTTGTTGTAATTTTTCGAAGCATGGTTTCCCTTTGTAATTTATACTTGAGAAACTCTACGCGAAAAAATAGGGACCAAagaggggcattcaaactcatatttCGAAAATAAACGAACAGCGCGATGGTTAAAAAAGACAAGaccaacaataaaacaataaatcaaaaaacACAGCACAACAAAACTAAAGACTACACAACATGAACCCTACAAAAAGCTGGGGTGATCTCCGGTTGTCTGAAAGAGTGAACAGATCCAGCTCTACATGTGACATCAATCGTGTTGCTCTTCGAATTGAAGTTACAACATTAGGCACTTTTCCgttatcatatgtgaaacggatattccataacagtcaaccaactcgtgatgccgTCCGTAAAACGTACGAAGGAATGACTTTAATTTTACCAATTGGAACTCATGGTTgcatagcttctttgtgagcatcAACTCTCTATAAATGAAATGATGATAGTAAAATACAAGCCCtgtaatatcgtatcaactgggagatatatacaccgtatgcaggcgctgctgaaatTTTGCTACATAAAAGTGGAAAGTTCACATCTGGGAAGCTgcaattatctcttttgtcgtacagttttgttttcaactgatcCTCATTGTCAAATTCTAGATGTAGGTCAACATATGAGGCATATTTAACTGTAAATCGGAAGTGTTATTTGGTTGATGCTTTTTTTTACACATCAACACACTCTGTTAGAACGTAAAtctaatatttgttgtttttataataGTTCCGGTCCACATATCCAGTCCTCAGGTATGTTATTATTCAGTAGAAAGtcacaaacaaatattttgttttaccgattttactttttatactgtTTATATTGTGTATATCCCATCTATTTGATACGTTTGTGTTGTTCTTTTGTGAGTCTCGCGTGTTTGCTTTCTGCAGATGTAGTATGTCATTCTCTAGTAGTAAGATAAACTGTCGTCGGTCGGTTGTTCTTTTTGCTAGAATGCCTTCCTTAATATTCCCTTGGATGTCTGTGGATCAAATATATGGATATATTAGACCTTTTAATTAAGTTATTCAATGTGTATAATTTGATAGCTCGGATTACATTACAACATATTTTTGCTTCCTAATTAAAAGTGAGGATTCCGATAGATCTCTGactatcttttattattttcagttttgtttcTGCATTGTTTAATAAGTGGCATACAACTACGATTTAGacaatattattagttacatagtgtgttagtgacctaatacggtatatatggggtcagtaaattccatatggggtgagagcgaagctcgaatccccatatggaatttactgacctcatatataccgtattacgtcactagcacactatgtaacgaatttatcttaccaactatcttaacgtgtaaaatttagactagtgacctatcaaaatgagcaagtcttcaatacagttagcattaacatgatgccaacaatgacaacttgttagatttaaatgtgttttctgaatttatttcactttatcatcactttcttcgtctgttgaaacctttaagattttttctcagtactgttttgttttttctaaagggacgtaacaccactactaaccgtgtatgaaataagccccgcctccttattaccttatatggaaaataaagggacgtaactccactactaaccgtgtatggaataagccccgcctcccaactaacctaatattgaatatacacggtttccacgaggacgcttttaaccaatcatattcctagaaatgtataggaggtaagataaaataaaatgtgtttgccATAACGTCTTATAATTGTCATTACTAAAAGGTCTTTACAaccataaacataaaaaaaaaacttactatGGAAATTTGATTCCCTTTAGGAACTTTTATTCAAAGGATTCCTGcatttataaataatacaaagaTGATCAGACATAAGTTGCAACAATGTATGCAGTCTTCTAGAATGTTGTTTCCAAAAAAACTAGCTTTAGATTGGTAAAAGATCTGTAAAATAAGGCCTCATAAGTTAACATATGTTCAAACATAACATCGCCGTATGCCGACAAGTATAATTGATATTCGAAACCATTAATAAACTGTCGAACATCGCAACTAAACCAACCAAAAACAGAACAGTAGAAACTAAATTATggcatttatttattatttagaaaagttgcaaatgattttttttttcaaatagaaaaattgaagaaaaaatatgattttggtGATAAagcttcaaaataaataaaaagtgttcaaaaaAGCTTAGATTGATATTTCTAGAAGTactctgatttttttaaaaagtatgaTAAAACCTACAATAAACGTATGTCAATATTTTAATGTCCCTCTTGAGTCTTTCGTCTAtcttctaatataaaaaaaaagaagatgtggtatgattgccagtgagacaactctccacaagagaccataatgacacagaaattaacaactataggtcaccgttcggccttcaacaatgagcaaagcccatacagcatagtcagctataatagccAGAAacgacaatgaaaaacaattcaaacgaaaaaactaacgatcTTATTTATGTAAGTTTTTCTACTAGCTTAAATCCTTATTATGAAATTTAGTTCACAATTCAAACTTACTGGTCGATTTGTCTTAATTCAACATTTCAATTTAGCATGGAGAGGATCATACATGTATTcagaaattttattatttaaaggactttataaaatgattttttaaattaaaaaaatgagcCTGTATTGTGTAATTGTCAaagacaaaacaagaaaaaaaagagaATCATGAATTCCACAACATTTTATTCGCGTTtagtgtactaaattataatccaggtacatttgataactattgactaACAAATCGGGCATATATAATGACCTTATCTATATCTATCTTAAAGTTTGAAAGTCTTATCTCTGCAAGCAATATTTAATTCACACAAAATGTCATAATTCTGTGACACTTTCAAATACAATAATGATATTAGGATTACTACTTTGTATGTTATTTGCATGCTTTGATGCACGATTGAGTTCAATTTCACTCGTTCGTACATATGAAGCATCGACCGAGGCTCGTTTCGTGAAGATGGAGAAACGTCTTAACGAACAGTCAACGCAACTTGAAGCCCAGAGTAACCGTATCGAATTTTTGGAGAGCAAAGTTGTGGAATCTGAAAACCAGATACTAAAACAGAATAGTGTTATTGACACCTTGAAAAAATcgttcttcaaaaataaaatggatATGAGTCAGGTACAGAAAAGGCTAGGTGTACTGAATACATCACAGCGGGTATGCTCTGACAGATTGTTTTTGTTAAGAAAGCAACTGTTAAAATACGAAACATTTTCTTCAACAAAATCTAACGATGAATCAGACGATTTTGAAAATCCGGTGTCAAAAATTCGAATCGCGGACGTTCCACTACATGAAAATAGAGGTAAAGATCTTACTTTGTATGAGCATAATTGCCATTACTGAAAGGTCTGCACATTTGACTAGATTATCAAATACATTGATATTGTGTTTTAAAGctgttattttgaatttttcacatCGTATGATATATTATAATCTCAGCACTCATAAAGGTATTTCCCATGCTTTGAAAGAAAGTCGAGAGAAGATACAAGTGATggatatatttaaaaagatatctTAACAAACCCTCATTATAATCTTCATGAACTGTCGCATTTTGTTTGAAGGCGCTTTGAcaggacgggtgccacatatggagcaggatctgcctgtCCTTCCGTGAACACATAAAATcacccacatttttttttatgttgggaTGTTGTTTGTGTACTGTCTTTTCatagttttcctttttttttgcaatggcattgtcagtttgttttcgacctaTAAGTTTGAAGGTCCCCTAGGTATCTATATCTTCACGGTGAAATAATTGACACACAGAACAACCCAAGGCTCACAGAACATTATCACATATGGAGTTAGTATAAATACtattttgagaaatatttttgcaaattcatgtatttggttttgatgttatatttgttattttcataggattttgtctaatgcttaatccgtttctgtgtgtgttacattttaatgttgtgtcgttgttctcctcttatatttaatgcgtttccctcagttttagtttgttaccccggttttgttttttttggtcatggatttatgagttttgaacagcggtatactactgttgcctttattttgcagTATGTTAATGTAACAAGAATATCCCCAAAAGTGAATGACTTACAAATTAGAGAGATGAACGTTCATTAACAAATTCGAATGACTGTTCGACAGATTGAGTAAATCATTTCCATTCGAATAAAATTATGTACCATCCGAATGCTAACGCAAATGCTCGTTGCATATACCGCTATTCATTGTTTATGTATTTGTTGCAAATAAATGCTAACCGGGTTACGTTATATTGCGCTCCCACAGGcctatatttttattcaatctgaaagaaatttaaaataacattcAGATAGAAAGCTTACctttttaatagttatcaaaggtaccaggattataatttagtacgccagacgcgcgtttcgtctacataagactcaccagtgacgctcatatcaaaatatttataaagccaaactagtacaaagttgaagagcattgaggatccaaaattccaaaaagttgtgccaaatacggctaaggtaatctatgctaaACTTTATTCATTAAACAATAGCTGGTCATGTTAGCAAAGTTATATGTCTACAATTTCATTTGCGCATTTAAGTGTTGTTATGTGTATTACAGTATTACTCTTAGTGGTATATTTTGTGTTGAACGATAGTAACTTTCAATTCGTAAAAGTAATcctatttaaaataatttagcaAATGGCATTTATTTCAAAATCAGACAAAAGGTTTATTTTGAAATACGATTCTATATATTGTAAATACATTGTAAAAATAAGAGCGCAATTACTATAAACACGGATAACTGATACAGCACAATTGCAGTTGACATAATAGtatataataatgtaaaataataaaatatcgaATTTCAAGGAAAAACAaagcggaaagtcccttatcaaaatgcaaaatcaaaagcttaaacacctcaaacaaatggaaaacaactgtcatattcttgatttgGTACTGGCATTtcattatgtataaaatggtggattaaacctggattaacatctagctaaacctctcacttgtattacagtcgcataaaattcctttatattgacaacaaagtgTAAAGAACACAGACATAAtaggaaaaaatgtcaaaaacttgGGTAGCAGCAGCCAACAtagtgttattatcttaatcacctTAAAAACAAAGCTTCTGATATCCATGTAAAAAATAGTGTAATGTTCTATTTTCCTTCTATTGATTCAATTTCATTTCAGAACGCAGATTGCTAGTTGCGAGTGGTAGTATGGCATCATTAGCTAATCAATATTCCGCTTTCTATGCATACTTAAGCCATCATGAGTTAGCACCAGGAAAACACCATACTCTTATTTTCGATACAGTCAAGACCAATACCGATGGAGCGTATAGTGGCATAACTGGTGTTTACACTGTCCCATTAGATGGTGTGTATGGATTTATTTATACAATAAGGATGGGATGTCACACAGCCATTGCCCTAGCACCATTTGAAATTATGAAAAACAATGACGCAGAAGGCGTAGCATTCATAGACGTTCCTTGTAATGAACAAAATACTGTGACAGGTAACGTGATAATTCATGCCGTACAAGGAGATAAAGTTTTTATAAGAACTCATACACAACACCCAGTTGACAGCAATATATACAGTGACACAAACGGAAGAACGTCATTTGCTGGATGGCTTATCCATGCTGATCAATAAAGTTATTGAATTAAGTTCTTACTAATAGTTAATTGTTTGTGGACTATTTTCCTCTAGTGTAGTTGTTTTCTAAAATTTagaataagtaaaacatgttcTTAATAGATGAATGCTattgttttgaacaaaaataaataacgcCTACCTTGGTTTATAAGTAGGCTTTTAGTTCACTTGATAAGAGTGATGAAAAAAAACAGGCAGCATGACAGTTCTTAAACTGATTGCTGACTTGGTTACATACAGTTGACCTTAGTTCATTCTATATCATATcaatgaatgtagaaaaaaatgggCTACAATAAATTAAAGTcattatttgaaatacaataatcAAATGTTATTATATAAAGAGATGTGGccaattttcattatatttttttctcactcAAACGGTCAATATATGAAAATCATCGAATCCTAATAAAAATTAAGTATTAGAGTCGATGTCATacacttaaaatgtttttgattttttttttaaatattttttcagcGTTTCAGCGCCACATGTTGGTGATGAATACATTTTGATACAATATTGCAAATtgtatatgtttatgtttataacaaTTCTACTACAAAATGAGAAACTGTATTTCTAGTTCTATTATTTCctgttaatatgttttatatcatatttttattttacaaaaccgAGCTCATTACACTCAATGCTTTATACTGTAACAGTATCCTacattgtctgtttatttttgacatatgAGTTTAGATGCCCCTTTTTCGTCCTATTTTTTCCTCATAGAGTTTCTCAAGTATTAATTACTAAGGGAAACCATGCTGTTGATACACCattaaaagatttttgtttatATCATTTACAATGTATATCTTCTGTATACTTTGCTACCGTGTTTTCCAGTTTggcaatatatttattttgtctttggAATCGATGCTCACATTTATTCTTATCGGCATTATATCGTTTCTGCTCTAAATCCAGTAGTTCGATACGTTTTTCTTCTGGTTTTTGAGTTGTTCAGGGTATAAAACGAGACTCTACTGATGCGTTAGTTATCCCAATTTCTGAATCAGCCATATGACTATGAACCAGGGCATGAAAGCATAGAAAACGTAATACACAACCCTATTTTCAAAACATTGTCACTTTTTCATGCAAGTTGTAACGAACAGAATATATTATGTAAAGGTCCTTTACCTGTACAGATAACAGTGCGTTTGTTGAACTACGAATGTTCAGATTACGTATACTGTACTAGCTAGCGGCTCCACTCAGTAATCTCACATGACATGTTTGCATGTGGCTGTTGTTATGCATTAAAACGAATTATGTGAAGTTGAAACTGTGCAAGCCAAAATCTTGATTTGTTGATAAAGCACACCAAAATATCAATATGGATCTTGCAACAAATTCTGCACTTGGAAACACATaagagggtagtaatgccctttactgTCAGGCATCAAACAGTCATTTTCTgctaccgttagcgtcaaatgAGTTAAAATGTTATGAGAATGATAAGAGGAAACACGTTACAAACCTGAATCAGTTGCCGATTCCAAAGTCCAAAGAAAGAATTGGAAGACAAATACCACATCAAAATCACCgagacaaaacaaacaaaaagcacAAAGAGAATATCACCTTTGAGTATAATTTATACTTGT from Mytilus edulis chromosome 7, xbMytEdul2.2, whole genome shotgun sequence encodes the following:
- the LOC139482862 gene encoding caprin-2-like; its protein translation is MILGLLLCMLFACFDARLSSISLVRTYEASTEARFVKMEKRLNEQSTQLEAQSNRIEFLESKVVESENQILKQNSVIDTLKKSFFKNKMDMSQVQKRLGVLNTSQRVCSDRLFLLRKQLLKYETFSSTKSNDESDDFENPVSKIRIADVPLHENRERRLLVASGSMASLANQYSAFYAYLSHHELAPGKHHTLIFDTVKTNTDGAYSGITGVYTVPLDGVYGFIYTIRMGCHTAIALAPFEIMKNNDAEGVAFIDVPCNEQNTVTGNVIIHAVQGDKVFIRTHTQHPVDSNIYSDTNGRTSFAGWLIHADQ